The DNA region GTTCAGTGGTTTCTGCAGCAAGACCCCAGGGTGCTAGTGATTCATAAAGGTAGGGGGAGGTAGAGGAGGGTAGGCTGTGCCAGTTGGTGTTTCAGTCTCTGGGAGACTGTTCCCCGGCAGTTAACCCTGAGACCCCTGCAACATGGTGAAGGAGCCTCTCGGGCCCCAGACCCCCTCCTTGGCCCAGCACAGTTACTCTCTCAACCTGCTCTTCCTCGGGAGACAGGGGACGTGGAGTGTGACTGGACACAACAATCTTTTGTTCTCGAAACCTGTTTAGTTCTAGTTCTTTCAGTACGCTGCCGGCCGCAGTCACTTGTGAGAGGAATCATCCCGACCTGGAGCGTATCTCGTAGTGGAGCCGTTTGGATGGCCTCTACTTGCCCTCGGAAgtacttgaaggagaaaaaggggaCAGAGGATCTATTGAAAAGTCCGTAGAAGACAaagttaatattaattaaatgctTAAGTATGTTTTACCTCGTGTTTTGGTTTAAGCCAAATTTTAATACTGTATTTTGTGTCTTAcatatgttatatttatattttgggggGCCACTTGTATGATAAGTGTTGTGTGTCTAGttggatttttgcttttgtggcaTTCCCGGTCATATCTGCATTCTTCCATACTGAGTCACAGAGTTATATACTCAGGGACTCTGAGAATTGAAAGGGACTTAGAGGGAATTTAATTTCACTAATGAGCTGGTGAAGTAGTGCCTTTGCCAGCGTCACTGGTTGGTGTTCATGTAGCTTCAGCTTTGGTAGAGAATCTCCTGTGTGTAACAGTGTTTCTCAGGAAAATACGGGTGAGCACGTTGTGTGGTTTCTAGCAAGAAATTGTTGAGGAAAATCGGACAGTGCCAGATTTTCACCTGTCATGTTGCTCTTTGTATAGCATAGACTCTGGAAAGTGCCCGGAAACCCATAACTGCCTTGGAGGCAGTACAAATTAGGGAGAGGAGTATGGGTTAGAAGCTAGACACGTgttcctagctctgtgaccttaggtgGGTAACCTTATTCAAACCTGGCGACCATGTGAGGGAGGCAGAAGTGCTCGTGCCTGCCTCCTGGGGCCTGTTACCGACGAGGGGCTCGTGGTAAGCATCCCTTTCCCGTGCTTAGGCCATACGGCTGCTTTTCTGATGAGAACATTTTAAGTACCTCAGCATTGTTGAGTTAAAGATATCTTGTTTTTAAGCTTTCATTTGGagtgtttattttaatgtgttcttttattttgcaCTGGTTCTAACTATAATTACATGGTACATGTATGGCTGACTTGTGTAAGGAGTCtagaacagtgcttctcaaaccatCTGTGATGaggaacctttaaaaaaatttcttaaacctttttttaaaatgtccaattCTTCATGAACCAGTACTTTTGcaaaaacacaataaaagtaTCATACAGTATCAGATTGCtatgaatgtttttaaatgcttacCTCGTTGTGGTGCTTATCTCATGGACTGGCACCGGTCTGTGAGCCACAATTTGAGTAGCACTGGTCTAGGAAATACTTCAGAAAATAGCGCTGGGAAGAAAAGCacatagaattattttataaatacgtCATTGACCCATTCATGAGTCCCTGTGCTGCCTTAGTTTCCACACCGTGACGGAGGACAGACCATCCTGAGGAGAAACGGACTGAAGCTGGTACAGGCTGCTCCGTCACCTCCTCTCGGGCGCGTTCCCCCTTACAGACCTCCCACTCCCGCTCCCGAATAGCAGCCCCTCACCGGCTGGGTCGTTCATCCAGCAAGCCTGATGACACCACTGACCAAGCAGTAGCTTTTTACCAGCTGCATTTGCTGCTTGTGTCTCCCTTTCTCTGCCGTCTGGTTCCAGTGAGTCCACAGCTGCAGACGACTTTCCTCCCTACAGTCAAAGGTTCttcttctgctcttctttttcgggaaaaagaagagcagaagtATAGCCCTTCCTCTTCCGGGTCCCTTTCGTCTCCTCGGAGTCCGTACTTAGCAAAGTGGTTGTGGCCTGTCGAGGGAGTCACTCCTGGTGCCACTCGGGGCCTTATGTGTCCTGCCCCTGGGGCCCTACTGAGCCTGTTCCAGCGTTCAGCTAAATATTCCAGCACTCGTTTATTTTCACCCCAATAAATGGGTCTTTTTAGAAAGAATTGTAAGAGTGTACGTTTCTGGATCAAGCTTATCACACTCCTTGATGATTCACAGGATGGCGTGTCTCCATGAACGCTAAGCTGTGTCCTCGCTGGTACTTGAgtgctctttatttttatctcagcTTAGAGTTTGGACTGGAGGGAAGGCCGCATGCATTCATGAGCTCCAGTGTTCTCAGTTTGCCAGGGGCCTTCCAGCAGGCATCATTTGTGCTACCTCTGAGGGAGGCAGGGTGGGATAAGGCTTTAAGCTTAGGGACTAGATAATCCTGTAATGAGCTGGCCCCTGCCCTTCaccagctgcatgaccttgggcaagctggTTCATCTTTTCGAgcctctgtaaaatggcaatgatAATAGAACAAATTTCATAGGATCAAATGAGATgcacataataagtgctaaaCAAATGTTAGCTACTGCTCTCATTAATATCATCATTTCTAGTTCTGTTGTTTTCTGACTTTAAGAAACACTAAACTGTTACAACATGCTTGAAACAGGGTTTCTGCATACTGGTACAGTAACATTGTTGCTGGGTAATTCTGTATTGTGGGGACTGTCCCGCGCATGGTGGGACGTGTAGTGGCgcccctggtctctacccactagattgCACTAGCATCCTAccctccccacgcccccacccccagttgtGACAGTCAAAAATGTGTCCCCTGGGGCAAAATCATCTCTGGTTGAAATCCACTGGTTTAAAGAAGTATATtgtgttttctaaaattaaatagaatttcaTCCCTTTGGAATAGTTTGGAATTTCTTGAAACATTTTGCCTGAGTGTGATTTAGAATTTGGATTTCTTACCTCTTTCTGTATTACTATCTGCAGCCTTAAAAAGTTCTTGAATTAATTATATGAGCCAAAGGCATGGTGTCTGTGGGTCAAGTGGAGTGGCCGTTGCGGCTGCCCTGGTGCTGATCGCTGGTGGGCTCTTTTTGGCAGCATACTGCAAGAACTCCGTGGACGGCCTCTGGTACTGCTTCGACGACAGTGACGTGCAGCAGCTGTCGGAAGACGAGGTCTGCACGCAGACGGCGTACATCCTCTTCTACCAGAGGCGGACAGCTATACCGTCATGGTCGGCCAACAGCTCGGTGGCAGGTAAGGCCACTCTACTctttgggtggtttgttttgaGAGCAGAAAATTGTAGTTGATGGTCCAGAGAACTTCTCCAGGAGGTCTCATGATGCTGTTGGTTGGATCAGATTAATTCTCAGGTTTGCATTTAATCTGGAAACCAGAATGGTTGCAGTTAAAGGAAATGGGGGTGGAATGTGCCAGCAGCTGTGAACCAGGAGTTCCCGTGGAGGTGGAGTGGAGCCTGGCTCAAAGCACGCTCGTGGTGTTTACTTACGGAGTAAATAAACGAGTGAGGGAGCTAAGAAGCAGCGCAGCACACTGCTCTCAGAGTCGAGGGACTGGAAATAGAACTAAGACTTGGCTTTGCCACATTTTGGTCGGGTTATCTTCGAGCATGTCCCACCCAAGCCACATATGTGTCATCTGTAATATGGGTGTACTGATCCTACCTGCCTCATGGGGTCGTTGTGAGGCAAATGTGCATTAAATCCTTTTGTAAAGGGTAAAGCACCATTAGAAATCGTTCTTTTTTCCACTAAGGTTGGCCTATTCTGTTAGGGAAGGCTATAAAAATATTAGATGGCTTGGATTTAGTTTGACGGGATCTAGCCTGTTGTGCTTATTAGTAAATGCAGGAACCAGTACCCACGCGTGACGTCGGTGCAGCCACACACAATCCGAACAGGGGGGCGAATGCTTCCTAATGCAGAGTTGGAGTTTAGAGAATAGGACAGAGGATTGGGACATGGCAGTGTGTGATCCGTTATTAATCCCTGCTCCCCTTGAAGCGTGCGAGGGCTAAGTTGGAAGCTGCTAAAAGGAAGCATCGCTGAAGCAGAGTGAGCCCTGCTGGAGTCAAACCCCACCCAGTACAGCCGTCTGTCCGTAGCTGCTCTTAGTTCCCAGAAAATGGGAACTCCAGGGCTCTAGTGCCGCCCCTCAGTGCTTTCCAGAGTCTGAGATAGTCTCAGAAATGACACCCTCTTGAGATCTACTCTAGAAAGTCATGTGTCTTCATGTTCTCCATTTCAAGAGCAGTTTCTGTTGCTCCAGTATATATTTAAGGGCCTCCCTGGAACAGACAGGACACAATGGCACGTGGCCTTGtatgtgcatgcgtgtgtgtgtttatatattaatattgtgaaaatgatttaaaaattccaCCACACAGGCCTAGAAGATAACAGTACACTGctgcttgctttttttccctctgtgtcaGAAGTATTCCTgcaagtgcttagaacagtgcctggggtgtagtgcttaataaatgtttgtagaataGATGAGTATATGCACGATTGTATCTGTTCCATTCTGTTGCCAGCACTAAGACTCGGACTTTGCGTTCCGAAGTAGCCATCCCTGTACTTGGATTTTATTACTGCAAACGTGTGTGAGCGTCTGTCCTTTTCATCCCAACAGGCGACGTTCGAGCGGGCACAGCGTGGGCCTGGGAGTTAGTGCTGACCTGGCGGTGAGGTCCCCCGCCGCCCGGGCAGCAGCCCTTGGTGAGGGCGTGTGTGGCACAGGCAGGATTCTGGCCTGACCTCGGCCCCCACTTCCTTTCCTGCAGGCTCCACAAGTTCCTCCTTGTGTGAACACTGGGTGAGCCGTCTCCCGGGGAGCAAGCAGGCCAGCGTGACCTCTGCAGCTTCCTCCAGACGCACCTCCCTAGCCTCGCTGTCTGAGTCTGTGGAGATGACTGGGGAAAGGAGTGAAGATGATGGTGGGTCTGGGTTTCGGTGACAGATTTCCAAAATGGCAACTCACGGACACAGCACGGGCTCCCTCATGTCGAGGAGCATTTTATATAACAGGGTCATTTGCTCTTCCTCTGTGACCTAGCACTTCTTCCTTCCACTCCGTTGTTTTCCACTTTGAAGGTCTCATGTGGAGGCTGGGGCTTTAACTCTGTACAGTaatgtctgttttttttcaaAGCGCTGTTTGCAATCTTCAGAGCAGCTGTGAGGGGACTCAGCGCGGTTGTGGTTTGCCGAGGGCTGCCTGGTGTGCGGGGCCTGGCGTGGAGGCTCCTGACTCGCTCGGCTTCTCGCCTTCCCACCACGCTGTCCCCCCTGGAGGGTCTGTGGTGTGCCCCGTGGGTGCAGAGCACCTAGAACAAAAGCTGTTGCCTTTGCATCAAGGTAGTTTTTAGGAATTTTGAAGATAGTCACAGTATAAAAGCTTTGAAAATCTGATAAAAATTGAGCTCCAGTGTTCTGCCTTCAGCTGCCGCTTGAGTAGTGGCGGAACAGCCCTCGGTTCTCACAGGGACCCCAGGTGGTGTGGGGAGGGTCGGGCAGCCGGAGCCCTGAGAGCTGGGAGGAGCAGGGGAGAGTGAGCTCAGCTTCTATAACGAGGACAGTGACTCATCCCCCAGCAAGCCTCATTCTGTGGTCAGCAGTTCCATCATGTCCAGTAGCCACTCCTAGTGGCGCTCAggaggctggaagaggcaggcCAGACGAGAGCTCTGTCGCAGCTCCAGCTCTACCCCTGCTTCTGGctgttgcttctttttttgtagaaaaaGAGTCTTGGACTGTAACTGTGAAGCTCCTGTCTGTAGTTCCTGACATTTTATGAAAAACTGACCAGTGAACCTTGGCTTGTTAATTATTTAGAGGTTATTTTCAACACAGCCTTTAAACCTAGAATTCACTGTTGTTTTAACAGTAAGCCTAGATATGGTTTGGCTCCGGTCTGTTTTTAAACGGTGTAGTTGGCGAAATCGATATCAGCACCATCATCGTGCAGTGGTGCTGGGTGGTGCCCACAGAACAGGGCCTATCAATTAGGATCTCATCCAGACAGAGTTTTATTAATACCACAGCTACAGCATCAAGTGTATGGAGAatttaatttagaatattttctgtGGAAGTTTTAAGTCACTTAAAATAGGAATATAGTGTTCTAATTATGAATGTTTTCCTTGGAGGCTTTCCACTGATTGCTTTCATAGTCAACGATTACAGGCCCGCCTACCTGTGGCATTGAGTTGGGGGGAAGGGGTTGCGGTTCTGGTGTTAGCCCTGTCTCTgtttgtgtgatcttgggcaaggaCTGCACTGCTGTGGGCCCCAGTGTTCTTAATAGGATGAAGAAGCTGTAAATGAAGtagctcacatttattgagcagctgTGCAGTGCGAGGTGCCTTGCTGGGCACAggacttttaagattttatttaattctcatagtaGCTCTGTGAGTTACAACAAGGGTCAGCAGACTATAGCCCACAGGCCAAATATGGCCCCTGCCTTTAtttgtgtaaagaaaaaaaaaaaagttttattggaacacagccacgcccatttGTTTGTGTTGCCTGCGGCTGCTTTCGCACTAGGGTGGCAGAGTTGAGCagctggcccacaaagcctaaaatatttactgtctgggcCTTTAGAGGAAAAGTCTGCTGACCCCTGATGTCGAGCAAGAAGGTGGTTTGCTGATCCCCAAGTTAGAATGCCCATATTTCAAGGTAAAGGAACTGGGCTCAGAAGAGTTAAAATCACATGACTGCTCCTTGACCCCAGACCCCTTGATTTCCTACCGTCTTAGATGGAGGTCCTAGTAAGGACATTTGGTAGGTTTAGCTTAACGACACTCTCTTTGCTGCATTCAGGAGGTTTCTCAACTCGACCGTTCGTGAGAAGCGTCCAGCGCCAGAGCTTGTCATCCAGATCTTCTGTCACCAGCCCCTTGGCCGTCAATGAAAATTGCATCAGACCTTCCTGGTCCCTGTCTGCTAAGCTGCAGATGCGTTCCAGTTCCCCTTCCCGCTTCTCAGGGGACTCTCCGATTCACACCTCCGCCTCTACCTTGGAGAAGATCGGGGAAGCAGTGGACGACAAGGTTTCCATCTCTTGCTTTGGTAGCTTGAGGAACCTGTCCAGCAGTTACCAGGACTCAAGCGATAGTCACAGTCGACGGGAGCACAAGGCTGTGGGTCGGGCCCCTCTGGCTGTCATGGAAGGTGTGTTCAAAGACGAGTCAGACACCCGCAAGTTGAACTCCAGTGTTGTAGACACACAGAGCAAAAGCTCAGTACAAGGGGATCCATTGCCCCCCATATCGGGTCCATTTGATAACAATAACCAGATTGCTTATGTGGATCAGAGCGATTCTGTAGACAGCTCTCCAGTCAAAGAGGTGAAACCTCCAAGCCAGCTGGACTCCCTCGCAAAGAAATCGGAGAGCACAGCCAGCGGGTCCCCCGGCTCCAGAGGCGCTCCTGAGCCAGACAGAAGCTTGCGGAAGGGGAGAGCGGTCTTGGCCAGCCAGGAATCATCTCTTTCCAGTACATCCCCTTCTTCTCCTGTTCCTGTAAAAGTTTCTGTAAAGCCCTCCCGCTCCCGAAGCAAAGCCGATTCTTCTTCCAGGGCCAGTGGACGGCATTCCTCCCCTGCCCGCCAAAAGGAGTCCTCCCCCAAGTCCCAGGACTCCGTGTCATCTCCTTTGCTCCAGAAGCAGAAGTCAGCTTCTTCCCTCACTGACAGTGCTTCCTCCTCATCCGCCAAAAAAGCCTCAGGCCCTGCCCCGAGGGGCCCCTTCCCTCCTGGGAAGAGCAGGACTTCAGACAGGAGCTCAAGCAGAGAGGGCTCCAGACAGAGCCTGGTTTCCGACAGAGCCAGCGTCACCTCCAGCCCCAAACCCAGTTCGCCTCGCGTGAGCCAGGCCAGAGCCGGGGACGGCAGGGGGGACGGAAAGCACGTCCGCAGCTCCTCCATGGCCAGCCTGCGCTCCCCCAGCATGAACATGAAGGCCGGTCTGAAGAGGGACAGCAAGTCGGAGGACAAGGGGCTGTCCTTCTTCAAGTCAGCCTTGAGACAGAAGGAAACCCGGCGGTCGACGGATCTTGGCAAGACAACCTTGTTGTCCAAGAAGGTGGGCGGGAGCTCAGTCAAGTCCGTCTCTAAGAGTGCAGTGGATGACAAGGCAGAGAAAGGCTCCCAGGCGCTAGGCTCCCAGCAGCCAAATGTGAATGCAGTTGGAAAAGAGCAGCTTGCCTCCAAGGACCCTGCTTCTGCTAAACATTCCCTGCTGTCCGCTCGCAAATCCAAGTCTTCCCAGCTAGATTCTGGAGTGCCCTCGTCTCCTGGTTGCAGGCAGTCTGCTGAGAAATCCTCAAAAAAGTTACCTTCTAGCATGCAAACCAATGCACGGCCTTCTCAAAAACCTCAGTGATATTTCTGCAATCCAAGTGTTTTATCTGTAAAGATGTTAATTTATTTAgaaccccttccctcccaccaaaGCCCTCTatgcttttgttttgtatttttttggtcACGTGCCTgacgtacgtgtgtgtgtgtgtgtgtgtgtgtgtgtgtgtgtgtgtgtgtgtgtgtagaattcAATTGCAAATTGTTAAAAGCATCGCCTTATTCTGCCATTGAACCAAATAACAGCCATAGGCAAAGCATTGATACCCAGTTAACTGGAATAATTGCAGACCATACCCTGGACGGTCCCTTTAGCAACTGTACATATTTCTTTCTAGAGAACTCTAATGACTTTCGTTGGACACTAGGGAATTGAAACCTGTGACCCAGTTAAGCTGTCGTTAGCGTGCTCTGTAGAAGGATGAATTATTTGACTTGGGTTTCATCTGAGCGAAATTTGTCCTCACCGCGTGCGGATTGTCGTGTGGCACCGGAAGCTCTAAAAACTGTGACACTAACAGTGAAACAAACCGAGGGAAGACTGTCGCTTTCTGCACTTTGGCCCCATCTACCAGTCTTTGTAAAGGGCAATATTTTAACACTAATGTTTCTCAGGTATATACTCAGCTAGTCTAGGATGGGTGCGCACATCAGTGAAAGGATCGAAGAAGAAGGTGGCCTGTGGGTGGCTGTCATTTCTCCTACTGCCACAGATAGAAGTTTTTAGAGGTAGAAATGAAGTCCTTCACCACCTTCATATCTGCAAAGATGTCTGTACCATAAGCTGTCTTGACCCTTGGGGTATGTCCTAAGAGGTGGCAAACTGGATAGCTGGAAAGCCAGTCGCTAGtagttaaattcttttttttccttgtcaatTTGCGAGCTAAGGTCATTGGGATTTTGAAGTGTAGTAGAGCAGTTAATACCTTTGAAAGAatcctggagaaaaaaaatggattctaAACTGGATGCATAAATctgccattttccttctctggtgtTGCTTTTTTCCACGTTAGAAGTTGAAAGCTCCACGCTGCACCATGTGTGcatgcctttgtttcctcatcttgtAATTTGGAGAGGAAAGAAGTTGCCTAATGCCAGCAGTTAGTGATGGTATGTTAGAACGATGTGTGACAAAGTGTTATATGCACACTTCTGGTCCTGCCTGTCAGTCTTAGTTGTGACTGTTTTTCAGgaactcatttatttcttctttgtgctgAAGATTTAATCTCTTACCCAGAAACTCACAAGCAGGATGGAGCATGTTCCATCTGGCATTGTCAGTGCAAGTTGCATTTCTTGTTTAGCAAAAAAAGGGAACCTCACAGATATccaaagataagcaaaattatatatatatatatatatatatatatatatatataaaatttcaggcTTTTAGGAGGTATTCTggaattttgtgcttttttttttctttttcactttttttaaatgtcaagagAGTCATAGTTCCAATTCTCTTTGAATAGCATTTGTCACTTTGCCATGACATATAGCATGCTAAGTTTATATGCTTTtacatattaacttttttttaagtcatgGACTCTTCAGGTTCTTCCTGAACTCTGTGCACAGATCCATTTATAATCTCCCTTTTCAGTATTGCTCTGTGTGAAGTGACTATAACACATATTACATACATAGCTATGAATTCTGCACTgccctgtctttttctttctttcttttctatgaatACCTCTTGGGAAATGTTTCcagtaagttacttaactttatTTTGCTGCTAATTTGAGCATTAGCAGGTAACTTGCAGGTCTGGAGGCCATTTATGTTGAGGGTCGCTGGAATTTTAGACCCTTGCAGTGTTTTAAGACCTACACGTTCAGCCTTGTGAGAGTTACACTAGTGCTCCATGAAATTCACTTACTGTGAGCCTGTCGCCCATTGCACTCGATCCTGACTCACCACTTTGCTTGGTGTCGTCGTTTCACCGTACAGACGTCTGGTTTCCCAAAGCAGCCTTACTCTCCCCTGCTGGGCTGTGACTGCCTTCGATCTTGTTGTTGCGTCCAACGGCACATTGACAGCCTGATCCATGTATAGCCACTTCGAGTTTTCCTGTATCacttttatttcctaaaaagATGCACCAAATGTGGGGTTGTCAATATCCGGAATTGAGTGTTTGTCTGACTCTCTCATCTTTCTTTAATAGGTAAATCTCGTTTGAAATCTCCTATCTGAAGCTCTGAAACAGTCTTAGAATCATAGTTTGACTACACAGAGTGTTTTAATAACACTTTTTTGGGGGCTGTAAACAGTTAAGCATTAATTAGAATCTAGTTTAATTTTCACAGTGGTAAGTATTTTTACTCTTTGAGTCCTCCAGGAATGGATTTTCTGTTATGTCTAGTgtctttaagagaaaaaacacaaCAACTCTACGAACTCCATTAAATTTCCATGGGATCTAGAAATAAATTTTCCGTATCTATAAACTTATGTCTATGGAGTTTAGTTCTTGTTTCagatttaaatgggaaaaaaatcaggaaatattaTGGCACTGTTTAGGCATCTTTAGGCTATTATATTTCTGTGCTTGGTAAACAATGAAAACTTCATTCTTAATTATTAGGTTGCAACCTTTAAGCCACAGAAAAGGATATTTTGCCCCAAAGTTTGGAGGTGCTCTTTGTGGTGTGAAGTATCCTATGGGAAAATTATGACTTGGTTCAGTTCAGTTCTTTGGTAGAGTTAGTgacttggtgttttgttttttcttttcccagtgaTGTTTGGTACAATGAGCTTGTATGTGTTTTGGGGTTAAAAATCACCTGCTGAGGATGGTAGACCTGGGTTCCTGGTTGACAACCAGGTGGGCCTGATTAGTCATTTCCTGGTAGGCACAAAATAATCACTAACAGTAGCGTTGCATCTGtaatgtttgtttgcttttaaaaaactttattcttgatttcttttcccataaacATCGAGTGCACTGAGTCTGTATCATTCCGTAGGACAGCCCTACACCTTGCCTTTGTAATCCCTTATATAATGTGGAAACACAAAGAAACTGTTAAGCTCATATCATCTCAAGACCGTCTCCCACCTTTTTCGTGTTTTCTTATCCTAAAAGCAGCCTAACTGAAAGTAAGTACTGCTCCTCTGGACCAATAGAGATGTGGGAGTATTTGTGACATGCTAAAATATTGTTAACGTCTGTGAGGCTGCTCTGACCTCTTCTGTAATCATTCTTtcgtcattcattcattcatttattcattctgcaAACATTCGTTGAGGGCCTGCTTTGCTTGTAAAGGCAAGCTGAGAGCTTCGAGAGTTTGCTGTAGCTGAGGAGCCCTGGGAGCACAGCTGATGAACCAGGGGATGCCAGTGATGTCCTAGATGGAGCGACAGTCCTCCCGACAGAAAGATCCAGTGGATCCTGGTGGTCAGCTGAGCCTGTGGGCCTCGAGAGCAAGTCTGTTCTGTTCTGGAAACCAAAAGTGGCCTTCTTCATCTTTGGAGACATTTTATTGTCACGTCCTCTTTTTCAGACTGTGCTGTCTCTACTACTTAGGGATGTGGAAACCCATGACAGAGTCAGTTTTCATTAGAATTCGGTCGTCCGCATTTGTATGAGCTGGATGTGGGGATTttggagggtgggtggggagagaaatTGTCATCCCTCTAAAGTACCTGTCATGAAAAAACAGGAGCAGAACGTGAAGGAAACAGGTGGCAG from Tursiops truncatus isolate mTurTru1 chromosome 15, mTurTru1.mat.Y, whole genome shotgun sequence includes:
- the USP31 gene encoding ubiquitin carboxyl-terminal hydrolase 31 isoform X4, which codes for MVFFTPGSTEWKTILESIVSKNALQYRGNSQHDAQEFLLWLLDRVHEDLNHAVKQSGQPPLKPPSETDMMPEGPSFPVCSTFVQELFQAQYRSSLTCPHCQKQSNTFDPFLCISLPIPLPHTRPLYVTVVYQGKCSHCMRIGVAVPLSGTVARLREAVSMETKIPTDQIVLTEMYYDGFHRSFCDTDDLETVHESDCIFAFETPEIFRPEGILSQRGIHLNNNLNHLKFGLDHYRLSSSTQAAAKQGRADLTPTTAGSDKIVLLVCNRACTGQQGKRFGLPFVLHLEKTIAWDLLQREILEKMKYFLRPTVGIQVCPFSLRVVSVVGITYLLPQEEQPLCHPTVERALKSCGPGGTAHVKLVVEWDKETKDFLFVNTEDEYIPDAESVRLQRERHHQPQTCTLSQCFQLYTKEERLAPDDAWRCPHCKQLQQGSITLSLWTLPDVLIIHLKRFRQEGDKRMKLQNMVKFPLTGLDMTPHVVKRSQSSWSLPSHWSPWRRPYGLGRDPEDYIYDLYAVCNHHGTMQGGHYTAYCKNSVDGLWYCFDDSDVQQLSEDEVCTQTAYILFYQRRTAIPSWSANSSVAGSTSSSLCEHWVSRLPGSKQASVTSAASSRRTSLASLSESVEMTGERSEDDGGFSTRPFVRSVQRQSLSSRSSVTSPLAVNENCIRPSWSLSAKLQMRSSSPSRFSGDSPIHTSASTLEKIGEAVDDKVSISCFGSLRNLSSSYQDSSDSHSRREHKAVGRAPLAVMEGVFKDESDTRKLNSSVVDTQSKSSVQGDPLPPISGPFDNNNQIAYVDQSDSVDSSPVKEVKPPSQLDSLAKKSESTASGSPGSRGAPEPDRSLRKGRAVLASQESSLSSTSPSSPVPVKVSVKPSRSRSKADSSSRASGRHSSPARQKESSPKSQDSVSSPLLQKQKSASSLTDSASSSSAKKASGPAPRGPFPPGKSRTSDRSSSREGSRQSLVSDRASVTSSPKPSSPRVSQARAGDGRGDGKHVRSSSMASLRSPSMNMKAGLKRDSKSEDKGLSFFKSALRQKETRRSTDLGKTTLLSKKVGGSSVKSVSKSAVDDKAEKGSQALGSQQPNVNAVGKEQLASKDPASAKHSLLSARKSKSSQLDSGVPSSPGCRQSAEKSSKKLPSSMQTNARPSQKPQ